Proteins found in one Panicum hallii strain FIL2 chromosome 4, PHallii_v3.1, whole genome shotgun sequence genomic segment:
- the LOC112888698 gene encoding mitogen-activated protein kinase 1: MDGGAQPPDTEMTDAGAGGGGGQPPQQPAGGGGGMMDNIQATLSHGGRFIQYNIFGNVFEVTVKYKPPILPIGKGAYGIVCSALNSETGEQVAIKKIANAFDNKIDAKRTLREIKLLRHMDHENIVAIRDIIPPPQREAFNDVYIAYELMDTDLHQIIRSNQALSEEHCQYFLYQILRGLKYIHSANVLHRDLKPSNLLLNANCDLKICDFGLARTTSETDFMTEYVVTRWYRAPELLLNSSEYTTAIDVWSVGCIFMELMDRKPLFPGRDHVHQLRLLMELIGTPNESDLDFVNENARRYIRQLPRHARQSFPEKFPHVQPLAIDLVEKMLTFDPRQRITVEGALAHPYLASLHDISDEPVCSMPFSFDFEQHALSEEQMKDLIYQEALAFNPDYQ, translated from the exons ATGGACGGCGGGGCGCAGCCGCCGGACACGGAGATGACGGacgccggcgcgggcggcggcggcgggcagccgccgcagcagccggcgggcggaggaggcgggaTGATGGATAACATCCAGGCGACGCTGAGCCACGGCGGGCGCTTCATCCAGTACAACATCTTCGGCAACGTGTTCGAGGTCACCGTCAAGTACAAGCCCCCCATCCTCCCCATCGGCAAGGGCGCCTACGGCATCGTCTG CTCGGCGCTCAACTCCGAGACGGGGGAGCAGGTGGCGATCAAGAAGATCGCCAACGCCTTCGACAACAAGATCGACGCCAAGCGCACGCTCCGCGAGATCAAGCTGCTCCGCCACATGGACCACGAGAAT ATTGTTGCAATAAGGGATATCATACCTCCTCCACAGAGGGAGGCATTCAATGATGTTTATATTGCTTATGAATTGATGGATACTGATCTGCATCAAATTATTCGTTCAAATCAAGCTTTATCAGAGGAGCACTGCCAG TATTTTCTTTATCAAATTCTTCGTGGTTTGAAGTATATACATTCAGCAAATGTCCTTCACCGTGACTTGAAGCCTAGCAATCTTCTTTTGAATGCAAACTGTGACCTCAAGATTTGTGATTTTGGGCTTGCTCGCACCACCTCAGAAACTGATTTTATGACTGAATATGTTGTCACAAGATGGTATAGAGCACCAGAGCTTTTGTTGAATTCCTCTGAATATACTACAGCCATTGATGTGTGGTCTGTGGGCTGTATATTTATGGAACTGATGGACCGGAAGCCCTTGTTTCCCGGAAGGGATCATGTCCATCAGCTACGGTTACTAATGGAG CTCATCGGGACACCAAATGAGTCCGATCTTGACTTTGTAAATGAAAATGCAAGAAGATATATCCGCCAACTTCCCCGTCATGCTAGGCAATCATTTCCTGAAAAATTTCCGCATGTTCAACCTTTAGCAATTGACCTGGTGGAAAAGATGCTGACTTTTGATCCTAGACAGAGAATTACAG tTGAAGGCGCACTAGCACACCCTTACTTGGCTTCACTTCATGACATAAGTGATGAGCCTGTCTGCTCAATGCCTTTCAGCTTCGACTTTGAGCAGCATGCATTGTCCGAAGAACAAATGAAGGATCTGATCTACCAGGAGGCTCTTGCATTCAACCCTGATTACCAGTAG
- the LOC112888696 gene encoding putative lipase YDR444W, with translation MASTAWSLPHGHSPRGSYSSRSLRFSPVGPACSSSSGSGTLGGLKSARNLYLHPVSRGSPVSCSLMDISKSKQGPDHLLVLVHGIMASPKDWTYGEAVLKRRLGDNFFIYASSSNIYTKTFDGIDIAGRRLADEVLDVVKKMSSLRKISFLAHSLGGLFARYAIAILYSLEAKNEGQSSAQIVPAARGSAKSRYTSGLGAVAGLEPINFITLATPHLGVRGRNQLPFLQGLSILEKLAAPLAPLIVGRTGAQLFLTDGDPSKPPLLLQMASDCEDKKFILALAAFKNRVLYANVSYDHMVGWRTSSVRREKDLVVKPSHRSLDGYKHIVNVEYCSPVSSEGPHFPSKAARAKEAAQRTPNTENTEEYHQMMEEEMTHGLQKVGWKKVDVNFHSSFWPYLAHNNIHVKNEWLHNAGAGVIAHVADSIKQQESRPCLPANL, from the exons ATGGCGTCCACGGCTTGGTCTCTTCCCCATGGCCACTCGCCCCGCGGCTCATATAGCAGCCGCTCCCTCCGTTTCTCACCCGTCGGCCCCGCCTGTTCTTCTTCCAGCGGAAGCGGCACCCTGGGAG GATTGAAATCTGCCAGAAACCTATATTTGCATCCAGTATCAAGGGGAAGTCCTGTTTCGTGTTCATTAATGGATATATCCAAAAGCAAGCAAGGTCCAGATCATCTCCTTGTTCTTGTCCATGGTATCATGGCAAG CCCCAAAGACTGGACATATGGGGAAGCAGTGCTGAAGAGGCGTCTGGGTGATAATTTTTTCATCTATG CTAGTTCATCGAACATCTACACCAAAACATTTGATGGGATTGATATAGCTGGAAGAAGGTTAGCAGATGAA GTCTTGGACGTGGTTAAGAAGATGTCCAGCTTGAGAAAGATTTCCTTCCTAGCACATTCATTGGGTGGTCTGTTTGCTAGATATGCTATTGCAATACTCTATTCACTGGAAGCAAAGAATGAAGGACAAAGTAGTGCACAAATTGTTCCTGCCGCAAGAGGATCTGCAAAATCACGATACACTTCAGGATTAGGTGCAGTTGCTGGACTAGAGCCGATAAATTTTATTACCTTGGCTACCCCACATCTTGGGGTTAGAGGGAGAAATCAG CTTCCGTTTCTTCAAGGGCTATCAATTCTAGAAAAACTTGCTGCGCCTTTGGCTCCTTTAATTGTTGGGCGCACTGGTGCTCAACTCTTTCTTACTGATGGTGATCCTAGCAAGCCACCTCTTCTGTTACAAATGGCATCTGACTGTGAGGACAAAAAGTTCAT ACTAGCATTAGCAGCTTTTAAGAACCGCGTTCTGTATGCTAATGTTTCATATGACC ACATGGTTGGCTGGCGAACATCTTCAGTAAGGAGAGAAAAGGATCTTGTTGTAAAG CCCTCCCATCGTTCACTGGATGGCTATAAGCACATTGTGAATGTTGAGTACTGTTCGCCCGTGTCATCAGAGGGACCCCATTTTCCTTCCAAGGCTGCCAGAGCTAAAGAAGCTGCACAACGAACTCCAAACACAGAAAATACCGAGGAATACCACCAAATGATGGAGG AGGAGATGACCCATGGATTGCAGAAGGTTGGTTGGAAGAAGGTGGACGTCAACTTCCATTCATCATTCTGGCCTTACCTTGCTCACAACAACATACAT GTCAAGAACGAGTGGCTTCACAATGCTGGTGCTGGTGTTATCGCACACGTCGCAGACAGCATCAAGCAGCAGGAGTCACGACCATGTCTTCCTGCAAATCTATAG
- the LOC112890000 gene encoding F-box/LRR-repeat MAX2 homolog encodes MAEDAAAGFPSPILDLPEPLLLHILGFLTDPRSRHRAALACHRLLAAERSTRAALSLRGDPRSPTFLLLGPGFCFPALERLDLSLVSPWGQPFLSAAARAADAAAPHSTEEEVAQQNAFIAEHLAQCFPAVSSLAVYCRDPTTLASLTPQWRGRLRGVKLVRWHQRPPGLDAGADLEPLLRDCPALRALDLSEFYCWTEDIGPALAAHPAAAAALTELDLGLAGATDGFHATELGAIAGSCPSLRKLVAPCVFNPRYVDFVGDDALLAIATRCPKLTVLQLREPFESASTSQREDAAITVAGLVSFFAALPALEDFTLDLRHNVLEAAPAMEALARRCPRIKFLTLGGFQGLCKASWLHLDGVAVCGSLESLCIKSCLDLTDASLAAIGRGCGRLAKFAIHGCDLVTSSGIRRLATALRPTIKEVSILHCRLLDTAACLTALSPIRDRIESLEINCVWKEVEQPESVANGTIGCNHEDDDLDEVSYESASKKCRYMDLDDLVSWEMLRSLSLWFPAGELLSPLISAGLDSCPVLEEITIKVEGDCRTCPRPGPQVFFGLSDLAGFPVLAKMKLDLSEAVGYALTAPAGQMDLSLWERFYLQGIDSLITLYELDYWPPQDKEVNQRSLTLPAVGLLQRCTGLRKLFVHGTTHEHFLSFFSMMPNLRDMQLREDYYPAPENDMMITEMRAESWLRFEMQLNSRRIED; translated from the coding sequence ATGGCGGAGGACGCCGCGGCGGGCTTCCCATCCCCAATCCTGGACCTGCCGGAGCCGCTACTGCTGCACATCCTGGGCTTCCTCACCGACCCCCGGTCGCGGCACCGCGCCGCGCTGGCGTGCCACCGGCTCCTGGCGGCGGAGCGGTCGACGCGCGCCGCGCTGTCGCTGCGCGGGGACCCCCGGTCGCCCACGTTCCTCCTGCTGGGGCCGGGCTTCTGCTTCCCGGCACTGGAGCGGCTCGACCTCTCGCTGGTGTCGCCGTGGGGCCAGCCGTTCCTCTCCGCCGCGGCGcgggccgccgacgccgccgcgccgcactCCACGGAGGAGGAGGTCGCGCAGCAGAACGCCTTCATCGCGGAGCACCTCGCGCAGTGCTTCCCGGCCgtgtcctcgctcgccgtctacTGCCGGGACCCCACCACGCTCGCCAGCCTCACCCCGCAGTGGCGGGGCCGCCTCCGCGGCGTCAAGCTCGTGCGCTGGCACCAGCGCCCACCGGGACTCGACGCCGGCGCGGATCTCGAGCCGCTGCTCCGGGACTGCCCCGCGCTCAGGGCGCTCGATCTCTCCGAGTTCTACTGCTGGACGGAGGACATCGGGCCGGCGCTAGCGGCGcaccctgccgccgccgccgcgctcacAGAGCTCGACCTCGGCCTGGCGGGCGCCACGGACGGGTTCCACGCCACCGAGCTAGGGGCCATCGCAGGATCCTGCCCCAGTCTGCGGAAGCTCGTGGCGCCCTGTGTGTTCAACCCACGGTACGTTGACTTCGTCGGCGACGACGCGCTCCTCGCCATCGCCACCAGGTGTCCCAAGCTCACGGTCTTGCAGCTTCGGGAACCGTTCGAGTCGGCGTCCACCAGCCAACGGGAGGACGCCGCCATTACCGTGGCTGGGTTGGTTTCCTTCTTTGCTGCACTCCCGGCGCTGGAGGATTTCACGCTTGACCTGCGGCATAATGTGCTGGAGGCAGCACCGGCGATGGAGGCGCTTGCCCGCAGGTGCCCGCGGATCAAGTTCTTGACTCTTGGGGGCTTCCAGGGTTTGTGCAAGGCGTCATGGTTGCATCTTGATGGCGTTGCAGTGTGCGGTTCGCTGGAGTCGCTTTGCATCAAGAGTTGTCTGGATCTCACCGACGCCAGCCTTGCAGCAATCGGTCGTGGGTGTGGTAGGCTTGCTAAGTTCGCCATCCATGGCTGCGATCTTGTGACATCATCTGGGATCAGGAGGCTAGCAACGGCGCTTCGGCCCACAATCAAGGAAGTCAGTATCTTGCACTGCCGGCTTCTGGACACAGCAGCATGCCTCACTGCTCTAAGTCCGATCCGAGATCGCATTGAGAGTCTTGAGATCAACTGTGTCTGGAAGGAAGTTGAACAACCAGAGAGCGTAGCCAATGGCACAATCGGATGCAACCATGAGGATGATGATCTAGATGAAGTTTCATATGAGTCTGCATCGAAGAAATGTAGGTACATGGATTTGGATGATCTAGTCAGCTGGGAGATGCTCCGTTCACTCTCCCTCTGGTTCCCTGCTGGTGAGCTACTCTCCCCACTCATTTCTGCTGGGCTTGATAGCTGTCCTGTGCTAGAGGAGATCACAATTAAGGTAGAGGGTGATTGCCGGACATGTCCACGCCCTGGCCCTCAAGTTTTTTTCGGCCTGAGTGATCTTGCAGGCTTCCCAGTTCTGGCCAAGATGAAATTGGATCTGAGTGAGGCAGTTGGTTATGCACTTACTGCACCAGCAGGGCAGATGGATCTTTCTCTGTGGGAGCGATTTTATTTGCAAGGAATTGATTCGCTAATTACTTTGTATGAACTCGACTATTGGCCTCCCCAAGACAAGGAAGTGAACCAACGGAGCCTGACACTGCCCGCTGTGGGACTGCTCCAGCGCTGCACCGGACTCAGGAAGCTCTTCGTCCATGGCACCACACATGAGCATTTCCTGAGCTTCTTCTCGATGATGCCAAATTTGAGGGACATGCAGTTACGGGAGGACTACTATCCGGCACCAGAGAATGATATGATGATCACGGAAATGCGGGCTGAGTCTTGGCTCCGGTTCGAGATGCAGCTGAACAGCCGGAGAATTGAGGATTAA
- the LOC112890002 gene encoding probable thiol methyltransferase 2 isoform X2: MRALPRVGEPVRWMMASSARPRRAMGSSAAGGRRDPGENPKVGRLRELFAGDAADGWEKSWEFGVTPWDLGKPTPVIEHLVRSETLPKGRALVPGCGMGYDVVALACPERFVIGLDISDMAVKKAKQWSSSLPNADYFTFLAEDFFKWIPSEQFDLIFDYTFFCALDPSLRVAWAETINRLLKPDGELLTLIYLLFPSSKDHNMMYYTEVII, translated from the exons ATGCGAGCACTGCCTCGCGTAGGCGAGCCCGTGCGCTGGATGATGGCCTCgagcgcgcggccgcggcgggcgATGGGGTcgtcggcggcgggcggcaggagGGACCCCGGCGAGAACCCGAAGGTGGGGAGGCTGCGGGAGCTCTTCGCCGGCGACGCGGCTG ATGGGTGGGAGAAGTCCTGGGAGTTTGGTGTGACCCCGTGGGATTTGGGAAAGCCAACACCTGTCATTGAACATCTTGTTAGATCAGAAACACTACCGAAAGGAAGAGCTTTGGTTCCTGGATGCGGAATG GGATACGATGTGGTGGCTCTGGCATGCCCTGAACGATTTGTTATTGGCTTGGATATTTCTGATATGGCTGTTAAGAAGGCTAAGCAG TGGTCATCCTCTTTGCCCAATGCAGATTATTTTACTTTTCTGGCTGAAGATTTCTTCAAGTGGATACCAAGCGAACAATTCGACCTTATATTTGATTACAC GTTCTTTTGTGCGCTTGACCCAAGCTTGAGGGTGGCTTGGGCAGAGACAATTAACCGGCTGCTAAAACCTGATGGAGAGCTTCTCACCTTGATTTATCTG CTCTTTCCGTCTTCCAAGGATCACAATATGATGTACTACACCGAAGTCATTATTTGA
- the LOC112890002 gene encoding probable thiol methyltransferase 2 isoform X1 has product MRALPRVGEPVRWMMASSARPRRAMGSSAAGGRRDPGENPKVGRLRELFAGDAADGWEKSWEFGVTPWDLGKPTPVIEHLVRSETLPKGRALVPGCGMGYDVVALACPERFVIGLDISDMAVKKAKQWSSSLPNADYFTFLAEDFFKWIPSEQFDLIFDYTFFCALDPSLRVAWAETINRLLKPDGELLTLIYLISDQEGGPPYNNTVADYQKVLEPLGFRAVLMEDNELAIKPRKGCEKLGRWKRFAHQSSL; this is encoded by the exons ATGCGAGCACTGCCTCGCGTAGGCGAGCCCGTGCGCTGGATGATGGCCTCgagcgcgcggccgcggcgggcgATGGGGTcgtcggcggcgggcggcaggagGGACCCCGGCGAGAACCCGAAGGTGGGGAGGCTGCGGGAGCTCTTCGCCGGCGACGCGGCTG ATGGGTGGGAGAAGTCCTGGGAGTTTGGTGTGACCCCGTGGGATTTGGGAAAGCCAACACCTGTCATTGAACATCTTGTTAGATCAGAAACACTACCGAAAGGAAGAGCTTTGGTTCCTGGATGCGGAATG GGATACGATGTGGTGGCTCTGGCATGCCCTGAACGATTTGTTATTGGCTTGGATATTTCTGATATGGCTGTTAAGAAGGCTAAGCAG TGGTCATCCTCTTTGCCCAATGCAGATTATTTTACTTTTCTGGCTGAAGATTTCTTCAAGTGGATACCAAGCGAACAATTCGACCTTATATTTGATTACAC GTTCTTTTGTGCGCTTGACCCAAGCTTGAGGGTGGCTTGGGCAGAGACAATTAACCGGCTGCTAAAACCTGATGGAGAGCTTCTCACCTTGATTTATCTG ATCAGTGATCAAgagggaggaccaccgtacaaTAATACAGTTGCTGA CTATCAGAAGGTACTGGAACCGTTGGGATTCAGGGCTGTTCTTATGGAAGACAATGAACTAGCCATTAAACCACGGAAG GGCTGCGAGAAACTTGGGAGGTGGAAGAGATTTGCGCACCAATCATCTCTGTGA
- the LOC112890001 gene encoding proteasome subunit beta type-5-A-like, whose protein sequence is MAMRLDMSALETNFSVPCGDDGDGMYFSAEAPDVPSMVFPTCADFDGFQAATKEMVKNKKGTTTLAFIFDKGVIVAADSRASMGGYISSQTVRKIIEINPYMLGTMAGGAADCQFWHRNLGNKCRLHELSNKRRISIAGASKLLANILYSYRGMGLSIGTMIAGWDEKGPGLYYVDSEGARLVGNRFSVGSGSLYAYGILDEGYRFNMSVEEAGELARRAIYGATFRDAASGGCVSVYHVGPDGWKKLSGDDVGELHYHYYPVQKTPVEQEMTDAPTAAA, encoded by the exons ATGGCCATGAGGCTGGACATGTCCGCGCTGGAGACCAACTTCTCCGTCCCCTGCGGCGACGACGGGGATGGCATGTACTTCTCCGCCGAGGCCCCCGACGTGCCGTCCATGGTGTTCCCCACCTGCGCCGAC TTCGACGGGTTCCAGGCGGCGACCAAGGAGATGGTGAAGAATAAGAAGGGGACGACCACGCTCGCCTTCATCTTCGACAAGGGCGTTATCGTCGCCGCCGACTCTAGGGCCAGCATGGGCGGCTACATAT CCTCACAAACTGTGAGGAAAATTATTGAAATAAATCCCTACATGCTGGGAACGATGGCTGGAGGGGCTGCTGATTGCCAATTTTGGCATAGGAACCTTGGAAACAAG TGCCGGCTCCATGAGCTTTCGAACAAGCGAAGGATCTCTATTGCCGGTGCTTCCAAACTGTTGGCTAATATCCTTTATTCATATCGTGGGATGGGTCTGTCAATTGGTACAATGATTGCGGGATGGGATGAGAAG GGTCCTGGCTTGTACTATGTTGACAGTGAGGGTGCAAGGCTCGTGGGAAACAGGTTCTCTGTTGGCTCTGGTTCCCTCTATGCTTATGGTATCTTGGATGAAGG TTACCGCTTCAACATGTCAGTCGAGGAAGCTGGTGAGTTAGCTCGAAGGGCTATTTATGGGGCAACCTTCCGTGATGCAGCAAGTGGTGGTTGTGTTAGTG TTTATCATGTTGGCCCCGATGGTTGGAAGAAGCTTTCTGGAGATGATGTCGGGGAGCTGCACTACCACTACTACCCAGTTCAGAAAACACCGGTTGAACAGGAGATGACCGATGCACCTACTGCTGCTGCTTAA